From the Nocardiopsis changdeensis genome, one window contains:
- a CDS encoding sensor histidine kinase, protein MERTQEAVADRPVLRSRAGAVASAALALLALALASTGAEPRVLALAGVCAIAASAAAVVVWAVLHSRRRRRAHEDALTLWAAERAAQTERLRIARDLHDLASHGLGLITVRAAAARTAAGPEGEAERVRALADIERAGREATTELRRMLTVLRTPGEEAEPARLRPAETLRDLPAIVESARRGGVAAVLDLGGTGEVSAGAQLTVCAVVREGLANTARHAGPVPARVTVLRRGGAVVVAVEDDGPAPDWRPHPGTGRGITGLRERVALLGGTVRAERTGRGFRLTATVPDGEGR, encoded by the coding sequence ATGGAACGGACACAGGAGGCGGTGGCGGACCGCCCCGTGCTGCGCTCCCGCGCCGGAGCGGTCGCGTCCGCCGCCCTGGCCCTGCTCGCCCTCGCGCTGGCCTCCACCGGCGCGGAGCCCCGCGTCCTGGCACTGGCCGGGGTGTGCGCCATCGCCGCCTCCGCCGCGGCGGTCGTCGTCTGGGCCGTGCTGCACTCCCGCCGGCGGCGGCGTGCCCACGAGGACGCGCTGACCCTGTGGGCGGCCGAGCGCGCCGCCCAGACCGAGCGCCTGCGCATCGCCCGCGACCTGCACGACCTGGCCTCCCACGGGCTCGGGCTGATCACCGTCCGCGCCGCGGCGGCGCGCACCGCGGCCGGCCCGGAGGGCGAGGCGGAGCGCGTACGGGCGCTGGCCGACATCGAACGGGCGGGCCGGGAGGCCACGACCGAACTGCGCCGCATGCTCACCGTGCTGCGGACCCCGGGTGAGGAGGCCGAGCCGGCCCGGCTGCGCCCGGCCGAGACCCTGCGCGACCTGCCCGCCATCGTCGAGTCGGCGCGCCGCGGCGGGGTCGCCGCCGTCCTGGACCTGGGCGGGACCGGGGAGGTGTCGGCGGGCGCGCAGCTCACCGTGTGCGCGGTGGTCCGCGAGGGGCTGGCCAACACCGCCCGCCACGCGGGGCCCGTGCCCGCCCGTGTCACCGTGCTCCGCCGGGGCGGCGCGGTCGTGGTCGCGGTCGAGGACGACGGCCCCGCCCCCGACTGGCGGCCCCACCCGGGGACCGGCCGGGGCATCACCGGCCTGCGCGAACGCGTCGCCCTGCTCGGCGGCACGGTGCGCGCCGAGCGCACCGGGCGCGGGTTCCGGCTCACCGCGACCGTTCCGGACGGGGAGGGCCGATGA
- a CDS encoding undecaprenyl-diphosphate phosphatase produces MSILEAIVLGLVQGLTEFLPISSSGHLRVVSAFFGWPDPGAAFTAVSQIGTELAVVIYFRQRIWAILSTWTRSLFDRRLRGDVNARMGWYVILGSIPIVVLGLLLEDQIDSVFRDLRLVALNLIIFGVFLGLADHYSRKHRTLEDLNIPRGLGFGLFQALALIPGVSRSGGTITGGMLMGFNRKDAAEYAFLLALPAVFGAGLYKLTDIGDSEYAGWGATIVGTVIAGVVGFVVIAWLMKFISTHSYMPFVYYRVGLGIVILALVSWGALDPQGGAESQAGRSEVVAEEQAPRQEEEQEETGTPPSEESPAAPSPEPSADPSEGVAGQEGTPQTDPVTGWEIDPASGLPRNPETGLLHDPDLGMDVDYDPATGLATNPMTGEQYDPTP; encoded by the coding sequence GTGTCCATTCTCGAAGCCATCGTCCTAGGCCTGGTCCAAGGCCTGACCGAGTTCCTCCCGATCTCCTCCAGCGGGCACCTGCGCGTGGTGTCCGCCTTCTTCGGCTGGCCCGACCCCGGAGCCGCCTTCACCGCCGTCAGCCAGATCGGGACCGAACTGGCCGTCGTCATCTACTTCCGCCAGCGGATCTGGGCGATCCTGTCCACCTGGACCAGGTCGCTGTTCGACCGCCGCCTGCGCGGCGACGTCAACGCCCGCATGGGCTGGTACGTCATCCTCGGTTCGATCCCGATCGTGGTGCTGGGGCTGCTGCTGGAGGACCAGATCGACAGCGTCTTCCGGGACCTGCGCCTGGTCGCGCTCAACCTCATCATCTTCGGCGTCTTCCTGGGCCTGGCGGACCACTACTCCCGCAAGCACCGCACGCTGGAGGACCTCAACATCCCGCGCGGCCTGGGCTTCGGCCTCTTCCAGGCCCTGGCCCTGATCCCCGGCGTCTCCCGCTCCGGCGGCACCATCACCGGTGGAATGCTGATGGGCTTCAACCGCAAGGACGCGGCCGAGTACGCCTTCCTGCTGGCCCTGCCCGCCGTGTTCGGCGCGGGCCTGTACAAGCTGACCGACATCGGCGACAGCGAGTACGCCGGATGGGGCGCCACGATCGTGGGCACGGTCATCGCGGGCGTGGTCGGGTTCGTGGTGATCGCCTGGCTGATGAAGTTCATCTCCACGCACAGCTACATGCCGTTCGTCTACTACCGCGTGGGCCTGGGCATCGTCATCCTGGCCCTGGTGAGCTGGGGCGCGCTCGACCCGCAGGGCGGCGCGGAGTCCCAGGCGGGGCGCAGCGAGGTCGTCGCCGAGGAGCAGGCCCCCCGGCAGGAGGAGGAGCAGGAGGAGACCGGGACCCCGCCGTCGGAGGAGTCCCCCGCCGCGCCCTCCCCGGAGCCCTCCGCCGACCCGTCCGAGGGCGTCGCCGGGCAGGAGGGGACCCCGCAGACCGACCCGGTGACCGGCTGGGAGATCGACCCCGCCTCCGGGCTGCCGCGCAACCCCGAGACCGGGCTACTGCACGACCCGGACCTGGGCATGGACGTCGACTACGACCCGGCCACGGGGCTGGCCACCAACCCGATGACCGGCGAGCAGTACGACCCCACCCCCTGA
- a CDS encoding TetR/AcrR family transcriptional regulator, with the protein MADREQGGGAPRRRADARRNEQVLLDAAAAVFVESGVDAPVRAIAARAGVGMGTVYRHFPTRADLVTAVYRHQIEACAEAGPRLLATADTPHDALVEWAGLFVGFLVTKHGLAAAMQGDSAGFQALHASFLDRLVPVCEEILRAAADAGQLTAGIGAYELMRAIGNLCAGAETDPDYDAERMVGILLAGLRAPRGD; encoded by the coding sequence GTGGCGGACCGGGAACAGGGCGGCGGAGCGCCGCGCAGGCGGGCCGACGCCCGGCGCAACGAGCAGGTCCTGCTGGACGCCGCGGCCGCCGTCTTCGTCGAGTCCGGCGTCGACGCCCCCGTGCGCGCGATCGCCGCCCGCGCGGGCGTCGGCATGGGCACCGTCTACCGCCACTTCCCGACCCGCGCCGACCTGGTCACCGCCGTCTACCGCCACCAGATCGAGGCCTGCGCCGAGGCCGGCCCCCGGCTACTGGCCACCGCCGACACCCCCCACGACGCGCTGGTGGAGTGGGCGGGGCTCTTCGTGGGGTTCCTGGTCACCAAACACGGCCTCGCCGCCGCCATGCAGGGCGACAGCGCCGGGTTCCAGGCCCTGCACGCCTCCTTCCTGGACCGGCTCGTGCCCGTCTGCGAGGAGATCCTCCGCGCGGCGGCCGACGCCGGCCAGCTCACCGCCGGGATCGGCGCCTACGAGCTGATGCGCGCCATCGGCAACCTCTGCGCCGGCGCCGAGACCGACCCCGACTACGACGCCGAGCGCATGGTCGGGATCCTCCTGGCCGGCCTCCGCGCCCCCCGCGGGGACTGA
- a CDS encoding DNA topoisomerase IB: MGIERSDPGTAGITRVRRGRGFRYYGPGGEPVTDEALVRRIKGLVVPPGWHDVWICPSPDGHIQACGTDDAGRRQYIYHPEWRRRREEAKYDDMLGLAEALPRIRRTADRHLDLRGLVRERVLAAAVRLVDLGLLRAGGDEYAARNDSYGVATLLREHVHRTRGTAVFEFPAKAGRCRRFECSEPGVVRVVASLQRARSPGQDLFAYRVEGGWHDVADGDLNAYLREITGEDHTVKEFRTWHATVLAAVGVAVARPADGGGVSDGLRAHVVREVAHRLGNTEAVARDSYIDPRVFRLGERGVTVADALPDLGEGVRAGELATQGGVEEAVLRMLREHGDG; the protein is encoded by the coding sequence ATGGGGATCGAGCGCAGCGACCCGGGCACCGCGGGCATCACGCGTGTCCGGCGCGGGCGCGGCTTCCGCTACTACGGCCCCGGGGGCGAGCCGGTGACCGACGAGGCACTGGTGCGGCGGATCAAGGGGCTCGTCGTGCCGCCCGGCTGGCACGACGTGTGGATCTGCCCCTCCCCGGACGGCCACATCCAGGCGTGCGGCACCGACGACGCCGGGCGGCGCCAGTACATCTACCACCCGGAATGGCGGCGCAGGCGCGAGGAGGCCAAGTACGACGACATGCTGGGCCTCGCCGAAGCGCTGCCCCGGATCAGGCGGACGGCGGACCGCCACCTGGACCTGCGCGGCCTGGTGCGCGAACGCGTCCTGGCCGCGGCGGTCCGGCTGGTCGACCTCGGGCTCCTGCGGGCCGGAGGGGACGAGTACGCCGCCCGCAACGACTCCTACGGGGTGGCCACCCTGCTGCGCGAGCACGTGCACCGCACCCGCGGCACGGCCGTGTTCGAGTTCCCCGCCAAGGCGGGCCGGTGCCGGAGGTTCGAGTGCTCCGAACCCGGGGTCGTCCGCGTGGTCGCCTCGCTCCAGCGCGCCCGCTCCCCGGGCCAGGACCTCTTCGCCTACCGCGTGGAGGGCGGCTGGCACGACGTGGCCGACGGCGACCTCAACGCCTACCTGCGCGAGATCACCGGGGAGGACCACACCGTCAAGGAGTTCCGCACCTGGCACGCCACGGTCCTGGCCGCCGTCGGCGTCGCGGTGGCGCGCCCCGCCGACGGCGGAGGGGTGTCCGACGGGCTGCGGGCCCACGTGGTCCGCGAGGTGGCCCACCGCCTCGGCAACACCGAGGCGGTGGCCCGCGACTCCTACATCGACCCCAGGGTCTTCCGCCTCGGTGAGCGCGGCGTGACGGTCGCGGACGCGCTGCCCGACCTGGGGGAGGGGGTCCGCGCCGGGGAGCTCGCCACCCAGGGGGGAGTGGAGGAGGCCGTGCTGCGCATGCTGCGCGAGCACGGGGACGGGTGA
- a CDS encoding NAD(P)-dependent oxidoreductase, producing the protein MRKVCVIGASGKLGRYMVGHALDRGYEVVGVCRERSVPKLADFADRITVVPGDTNDREVVRRAVAGCDGVLTVLVPWGVRQYSSGTAQAVLDFAEPGARLVFSCGWHVARDGRDRYTRRFRATVRVVTVLARLLRAVEVDDQVEAARRIFASDRRWTLVRGSDLEEGESQGLPVWSRHVGDPVLASNLTRRVDFALFMVAALTDDTLVGEAPAIVGRLTPSALAHAADGGSPAGHGAP; encoded by the coding sequence ATGCGGAAGGTGTGCGTCATCGGGGCCTCGGGCAAGCTCGGGCGGTACATGGTCGGGCACGCCCTGGACCGGGGGTACGAGGTGGTGGGCGTCTGCCGCGAGCGCAGCGTCCCCAAGCTCGCGGACTTCGCCGACCGGATCACCGTCGTCCCCGGGGACACGAACGACCGGGAGGTGGTCCGTCGGGCGGTCGCCGGGTGCGACGGGGTGCTGACCGTGCTGGTGCCCTGGGGCGTCCGGCAGTACTCGTCGGGCACGGCGCAGGCGGTGCTCGACTTCGCCGAACCCGGTGCGCGGCTGGTCTTCTCCTGCGGCTGGCACGTCGCCCGGGACGGGCGGGACCGCTACACCCGGCGGTTCCGGGCGACCGTCCGCGTGGTCACCGTGCTGGCCCGCCTGCTGCGCGCCGTCGAGGTCGACGACCAGGTGGAGGCCGCCCGCCGGATCTTCGCCAGCGACCGGAGGTGGACCCTGGTCCGGGGGAGCGACCTGGAGGAGGGCGAGAGCCAGGGGCTGCCGGTGTGGAGCCGCCACGTGGGCGACCCGGTGCTCGCGAGCAACCTGACCCGGCGGGTGGACTTCGCCCTGTTCATGGTGGCGGCGCTCACCGACGACACGCTGGTCGGCGAGGCCCCGGCCATCGTGGGGCGCCTTACTCCCAGCGCCCTGGCGCACGCGGCCGACGGCGGCTCCCCGGCCGGGCACGGGGCCCCGTAG
- a CDS encoding ABC transporter permease: MRSVGILGAELRKAASLPATGVAVLVALLGSALITLLNALSARSGTEGLTSPFEVGYAAVPLGTVGAVVLGVVVVSSEYTSNSPDAGGGRQITATLAAVPSRVRLLLAKALTVVLAVAATAAVTIPASVGVARLVIGGDAAETVTPEEMLHRFLGATLYWVLTGLIAFAITVLTRSGVVPLIVLIVNSSLVSFSLLLTRLTPLAHWLPDMAGRRLFGGLGTVEGGLDAVPGALVMAAWTLGLLVVAAAVFSRRDA, encoded by the coding sequence ATGAGGTCCGTGGGAATCCTCGGCGCCGAGCTGCGCAAGGCCGCCTCCCTGCCCGCGACAGGGGTGGCCGTGCTGGTGGCGCTGCTGGGCTCGGCCCTGATCACGCTGCTCAACGCCCTCTCCGCCCGGTCCGGCACGGAGGGCCTGACGTCGCCGTTCGAGGTCGGCTACGCGGCCGTTCCGCTGGGCACCGTCGGCGCGGTCGTGCTCGGTGTGGTCGTCGTCAGCAGCGAGTACACCTCGAACAGCCCCGACGCGGGCGGCGGCCGCCAGATCACCGCGACGCTGGCCGCGGTCCCGTCCCGGGTGCGCCTGCTCCTGGCCAAGGCCCTGACCGTGGTCCTGGCGGTCGCCGCGACCGCCGCGGTCACCATCCCCGCGAGCGTAGGCGTCGCCCGCCTCGTGATCGGTGGCGACGCCGCCGAGACCGTGACCCCGGAGGAGATGCTGCACCGTTTCCTGGGGGCGACGCTCTACTGGGTGCTCACGGGGCTGATCGCCTTCGCGATCACGGTGCTGACCCGCAGCGGGGTCGTCCCGCTCATCGTCCTCATCGTGAACAGCTCCCTGGTCTCGTTCTCACTGCTGCTCACGCGCCTGACGCCGCTCGCGCACTGGCTGCCGGACATGGCGGGGCGCCGCCTCTTCGGCGGGCTGGGCACGGTCGAGGGCGGACTGGACGCGGTGCCCGGGGCGCTCGTGATGGCGGCCTGGACGCTGGGGCTGCTGGTGGTGGCCGCCGCTGTGTTCTCCCGGCGGGACGCGTGA
- a CDS encoding TetR/AcrR family transcriptional regulator yields MAERGRPRHPRLSRERVIAAATALADEKGGAGVTMRAVAGRLGVEAMSLYNHVANREALLDGMVDAVFAEIDLPGPASDWRSAVRDRAASARAALRRHPWAVGLLDSRTDPGPATLRHHDTVLGVLRSQGFSVGLAVRAVSLIDSYVYGFVMQELSLPFTDRESLAEVAGGILDGPLAESHPHLAEVIAAQALAEDYDPDEDFAFGLSLILGALRPDEAPAADGRGDGGDRR; encoded by the coding sequence TTGGCCGAACGCGGACGCCCCAGGCACCCCCGGCTGAGCCGGGAGCGCGTCATCGCCGCCGCGACCGCCCTGGCCGACGAGAAGGGCGGGGCCGGGGTCACCATGCGGGCCGTCGCCGGCCGGCTGGGCGTCGAGGCGATGTCGCTCTACAATCACGTGGCCAACCGCGAGGCCCTCCTCGACGGGATGGTCGACGCGGTGTTCGCCGAGATCGACCTCCCCGGCCCCGCCTCGGACTGGCGGTCCGCCGTGCGCGACCGCGCCGCCTCCGCCCGCGCCGCGCTGCGCCGCCACCCCTGGGCGGTGGGCCTGCTGGACTCCCGCACCGACCCCGGCCCGGCGACGCTGCGCCACCACGACACCGTCCTGGGCGTCCTGCGCTCCCAGGGCTTCTCCGTGGGCCTGGCCGTGCGCGCGGTGTCCCTGATCGACAGCTACGTGTACGGGTTCGTCATGCAGGAGCTGAGCCTGCCCTTCACCGACCGCGAGAGCCTGGCCGAGGTCGCGGGCGGCATCCTGGACGGCCCCCTGGCCGAGTCCCACCCGCACCTGGCCGAGGTCATCGCGGCCCAGGCCCTGGCCGAGGACTACGACCCCGACGAGGACTTCGCGTTCGGGCTCTCGCTCATCCTCGGCGCCCTCCGCCCCGACGAGGCGCCGGCGGCGGACGGGCGCGGGGACGGCGGCGACCGGAGGTAG
- a CDS encoding ABC transporter permease — MARLYGVTAAELAKLGTLPAAVASAVATVLVGAVITAALAAYAADRGSAGSPVAAVVQAVPYVQAGLVLVGVWAAAHEYAGAQIRTSLVAVPGRGLLLAGKTAAALAAVALTAAATVGAGTAAAAVTGRLLGAGPVWESADPRTALGAAVHLALLGLLSHTVALLLRHLVPALVGMLSLVLIASPLLGGLTEHARWLPDRAGALLFDPSDTVLTGATGALVLLGWIALAGCAAAVRFARSDP; from the coding sequence ATGGCGCGCCTGTACGGGGTCACCGCCGCCGAGCTCGCCAAACTGGGCACCCTGCCCGCCGCCGTGGCGTCGGCCGTCGCCACGGTCCTGGTGGGGGCGGTGATCACCGCGGCCCTGGCGGCGTACGCCGCCGACCGGGGGAGCGCGGGCTCCCCGGTGGCCGCGGTGGTCCAGGCGGTCCCGTACGTGCAGGCGGGCCTGGTCCTGGTCGGGGTCTGGGCCGCCGCCCACGAGTACGCGGGGGCGCAGATCCGGACGTCCCTGGTGGCGGTCCCGGGCCGCGGGCTGCTGCTGGCGGGCAAGACCGCGGCGGCGCTGGCCGCGGTGGCGCTCACCGCCGCGGCGACCGTCGGCGCGGGCACGGCGGCGGCCGCGGTGACCGGCCGCCTGCTCGGCGCGGGGCCCGTCTGGGAGAGCGCCGACCCGCGCACCGCCCTGGGCGCGGCGGTCCACCTGGCACTGCTGGGCCTGCTCTCCCACACCGTCGCGCTGCTGCTGCGGCACCTGGTCCCGGCGCTGGTCGGGATGCTGTCCCTGGTCCTGATCGCCTCCCCGCTGCTGGGCGGGCTCACCGAGCACGCCCGCTGGCTGCCGGACCGGGCGGGGGCGCTGCTGTTCGACCCGTCCGACACCGTGCTCACCGGGGCCACGGGAGCGCTCGTGCTGCTGGGGTGGATCGCGCTGGCCGGCTGCGCCGCCGCGGTCCGGTTCGCGCGCAGCGACCCCTGA
- a CDS encoding ABC transporter ATP-binding protein produces the protein MITIEQLTKRRGRRPVLDGVGFEARPGRVTAFLGPNGAGKSSTLRILLGLDRADGGTALVGGRPYRSLRDPLRTVGSMLDGSGAHRSRTARAHLAWVARSNGIPRRRVGEVLEQVGLADSGRVRVGRYSLGMGQRLGLATALLGEPEALVLDEPVNGLDPEGIRWMRGLLRGHAEAGGTVLLSSHLMGEVAGIADDLVVIAGGRIAARGTLDEVTAGHPSLEDAFFALTGAAGAGEAGR, from the coding sequence ATGATCACGATCGAACAGCTCACCAAGCGCCGGGGCCGACGCCCCGTCCTGGACGGGGTCGGGTTCGAGGCCCGCCCCGGCCGGGTGACGGCGTTCCTCGGGCCCAACGGCGCGGGCAAGTCCTCCACCCTCCGCATCCTGCTCGGCCTGGACCGCGCCGACGGCGGCACGGCCCTGGTCGGGGGCCGCCCCTACCGGAGCCTGCGCGATCCGCTGCGCACGGTCGGCTCGATGCTCGACGGCTCTGGCGCGCACCGCTCCCGCACGGCCCGGGCCCATCTGGCGTGGGTCGCGCGCAGCAACGGCATCCCCCGGCGCAGGGTCGGCGAGGTGCTGGAACAGGTCGGCCTGGCGGACTCCGGGCGGGTGCGGGTGGGCCGGTACTCCCTGGGCATGGGCCAGCGCCTGGGCCTGGCCACCGCGCTGTTGGGCGAGCCGGAGGCGCTGGTGCTGGACGAGCCGGTCAACGGCCTGGACCCGGAGGGCATCCGGTGGATGCGCGGCCTGCTGCGCGGCCACGCCGAGGCCGGGGGCACGGTGCTGCTGTCCAGCCACCTGATGGGGGAGGTCGCCGGGATCGCCGACGACCTCGTGGTCATCGCCGGGGGCCGGATCGCCGCGCGGGGGACGCTGGACGAGGTCACCGCCGGCCACCCGAGCCTGGAGGACGCCTTCTTCGCCCTCACGGGGGCCGCGGGTGCGGGGGAGGCCGGGAGATGA
- a CDS encoding alpha/beta hydrolase family protein: MSGPTPVISVGPVVLPAPGRGVDLHVRVSAPATGDGPLPVVVFSHGFGESMDGYAPLADHWAAHGFVVVRPTHLDSRRLGLAPDDPRTPEIWRIRVDDLVRVLDGLDALEAAVPGLAGRSDRGRVAVAGHSWGAQTAGTLLGARVLDADGVPGEDLADPRVGAGVLLAAAGRGGDDLTPFAAEHFPFMNPDFAGMATPALVVAGDDDHSRLSVRGPDWWTDAYHLSPGRKSLLTLSGAHHSLGGVSGYGAAETTDESPERVALLQRLTTAYLRDALGVEHESWKRECAALEGSPLGRLESRG; encoded by the coding sequence ATGAGCGGCCCCACCCCGGTCATCTCCGTCGGACCCGTCGTCCTCCCCGCCCCCGGGCGCGGCGTGGACCTGCACGTCCGCGTCTCCGCGCCCGCCACGGGCGACGGCCCCCTGCCGGTCGTCGTCTTCTCGCACGGGTTCGGGGAGTCCATGGACGGCTACGCGCCGCTGGCCGACCACTGGGCCGCGCACGGGTTCGTCGTGGTCCGGCCCACCCACCTCGACTCCCGGAGGCTGGGACTCGCCCCCGACGACCCCCGCACCCCCGAGATCTGGCGCATCCGCGTGGACGACCTCGTCCGGGTCCTGGACGGCCTCGACGCACTGGAGGCCGCCGTCCCCGGACTGGCCGGGCGGTCGGACCGCGGCCGCGTCGCCGTCGCGGGCCACTCCTGGGGAGCTCAGACGGCCGGGACCCTGCTGGGCGCGCGGGTGCTGGACGCCGACGGCGTGCCCGGCGAGGACCTGGCCGACCCGCGGGTCGGGGCGGGCGTACTGCTCGCGGCGGCCGGGCGCGGCGGGGACGACCTCACACCGTTCGCCGCAGAGCACTTCCCGTTCATGAACCCGGACTTCGCCGGGATGGCGACCCCCGCCCTGGTCGTGGCCGGGGACGACGACCACTCACGGCTCTCCGTGCGGGGACCGGACTGGTGGACCGACGCCTACCACCTGAGCCCGGGACGCAAGAGCCTGCTGACACTGTCCGGCGCGCACCACTCCCTGGGCGGGGTGTCGGGGTACGGCGCGGCGGAGACGACCGACGAGTCCCCGGAGCGGGTGGCGCTGCTACAGCGCCTGACCACGGCCTACCTGCGCGACGCGCTCGGCGTCGAGCACGAGTCCTGGAAGCGGGAGTGCGCGGCCCTGGAGGGGTCCCCGCTGGGCCGCCTCGAATCCCGGGGGTGA
- a CDS encoding response regulator: protein MTGGPGNGGPADRGRADDGRADGGPVRVLVADDQPLIRHSLRLIIDGAPGLGVVGEADTGEGAFERAVELRPDIVLMDIRMPGGDGIEATRRITGHPDLAATRVLVLSMFELDEYVRAALGAGASGFLLKDAEPARLVDAVARTHAGESLFAPDILTRLVAHYVDRPAPPAGQGPRVLTARETEVLTLVGRGLSNQDIAAALTISIGTVKTHIGHLLAKLHARDRAQLVIAAYEHGLVRAGTPGPDPAGRSSRPERRSDPHTRRTP, encoded by the coding sequence ATGACCGGCGGACCGGGGAACGGCGGCCCGGCCGACCGTGGACGGGCGGACGACGGGCGGGCGGACGGCGGCCCGGTCCGCGTGCTGGTCGCCGACGACCAGCCGCTCATCCGCCACAGCCTCCGGCTGATCATCGACGGCGCCCCCGGGCTCGGCGTCGTCGGCGAGGCCGACACGGGGGAGGGCGCGTTCGAGCGGGCGGTGGAACTGCGCCCGGACATCGTGCTGATGGACATCCGCATGCCGGGCGGCGACGGCATCGAGGCGACCCGGCGCATCACCGGCCACCCGGACCTGGCCGCCACCCGCGTCCTCGTGCTCAGCATGTTCGAGCTGGACGAGTACGTCCGCGCCGCGCTGGGCGCGGGGGCCAGCGGGTTCCTGCTCAAGGACGCCGAACCGGCCCGGCTGGTCGACGCGGTCGCGCGCACCCACGCGGGCGAGTCGCTGTTCGCCCCGGACATCCTCACCCGGCTCGTCGCCCACTACGTGGACCGGCCCGCGCCCCCGGCCGGGCAGGGGCCGCGGGTGCTCACCGCGCGCGAGACGGAGGTGCTGACCCTGGTGGGGCGCGGCCTGTCCAACCAGGACATCGCCGCGGCCCTGACCATCTCCATCGGCACCGTCAAGACCCACATCGGGCACCTGCTCGCCAAGCTGCACGCACGCGACCGGGCCCAGCTCGTCATCGCGGCCTACGAGCACGGCCTCGTCCGGGCCGGCACCCCGGGACCGGACCCGGCGGGCCGGTCCTCCCGCCCCGAGCGGCGTTCCGATCCGCACACCCGCCGGACACCGTGA
- a CDS encoding DUF418 domain-containing protein: MADHAPAPRSGGRAPAPDLARGVMLLPIALANVPWFLFGAVTSGVGAHRTGATGADALWQTVAIVAVDGRSYPLFAFLFGYGLWQLYARRQGRAPDGAPALRLLRSRHLWMIAFGAVHAALLWSGDVLGAYGLVGLVVTGLFLRRASGTLVAWAAGLACLLGLAAAAAVVAAAVTAHGPAPSPGAVPQLAGITPYAASVLPRLGMWAVVTVGQGLLGLVVPIAVLVAIVCARHRVLEEPGAHRPLLVRTAILGIAAGWAGAAPSALVHHGVWDLPEWAPVMLNGFTGLFAGLGYAALIALVAARVTASREPGPLVSALTATGRRSLSCYLFQSAVFAPVLCAWGLGLGGVLTQWQAALLAVATWLVSVALAAALERAGRHGPAERLLRTLARGRAPAAPAEPAGSAGPG, translated from the coding sequence ATGGCCGACCACGCACCCGCGCCCCGTTCCGGCGGACGCGCTCCCGCCCCCGACCTCGCCCGCGGGGTCATGCTCCTGCCCATCGCCCTGGCCAACGTGCCGTGGTTCCTCTTCGGAGCGGTGACCTCCGGCGTCGGCGCCCACCGCACGGGCGCCACCGGGGCCGACGCCCTGTGGCAGACCGTCGCGATCGTCGCGGTCGACGGGCGGAGCTATCCGCTCTTCGCCTTCCTCTTCGGCTACGGCCTGTGGCAGCTCTACGCCCGGCGGCAGGGGAGGGCGCCGGACGGCGCCCCGGCGCTCCGCCTGCTCCGGTCGCGTCACCTCTGGATGATCGCCTTCGGCGCGGTCCACGCCGCGCTGCTCTGGTCCGGCGACGTCCTGGGCGCCTACGGCCTCGTCGGCCTGGTCGTGACCGGGCTGTTCCTGCGCCGCGCGAGCGGGACCCTCGTGGCGTGGGCCGCGGGGCTCGCCTGCCTGCTGGGCCTCGCGGCGGCGGCCGCCGTGGTGGCGGCCGCCGTCACGGCCCACGGACCGGCCCCGTCGCCGGGGGCGGTGCCGCAGCTCGCCGGGATCACGCCGTACGCCGCGTCGGTCCTGCCGCGGCTGGGGATGTGGGCCGTCGTGACCGTGGGGCAGGGGCTGCTCGGCCTCGTGGTGCCGATCGCGGTCCTGGTCGCGATCGTCTGCGCCCGGCACCGGGTGCTGGAGGAGCCGGGGGCGCACCGGCCGCTGCTGGTGCGCACGGCGATCCTCGGCATCGCGGCAGGATGGGCCGGGGCCGCCCCGTCCGCCCTGGTCCACCACGGCGTGTGGGACCTCCCCGAGTGGGCGCCGGTCATGCTCAACGGGTTCACCGGGCTGTTCGCCGGACTCGGCTACGCGGCGCTGATCGCCCTCGTCGCGGCGCGGGTCACGGCCTCCCGCGAGCCCGGCCCGCTCGTGTCCGCGCTGACGGCCACGGGCCGCAGGTCCCTGTCCTGCTACCTGTTCCAGTCCGCGGTCTTCGCGCCCGTGCTGTGCGCCTGGGGGCTGGGGCTCGGCGGCGTCCTCACGCAGTGGCAGGCCGCCCTGCTGGCGGTCGCGACCTGGCTCGTGTCGGTGGCCCTGGCGGCCGCCCTGGAACGGGCGGGGCGGCACGGCCCCGCCGAGCGGCTGCTGCGGACCCTCGCCCGCGGGCGCGCGCCCGCGGCCCCGGCGGAGCCGGCGGGGTCCGCGGGGCCGGGGTGA